CGAAGGCAAAAAGAGCTATGACAAAACCAGCTGGAACTACGAGCGCGATGCCCAAGGCCATGCGCTACAAGACCTGACGCTGCAACACCCGCGCTGCGTGCTTCAGCTTTTGAAAAAGCATGTGGAGCGCTACACGCCCGAGATGGTCAACACCATCACCGGCATCAAGGTCGAAGACTTTTTGCACGTGTGCGAGCAACTGGCCAGCACCTGCGTGCCGGACCGCACAGCCACCTTCCTCTATGCCCTGGGCTGGACCCACCACACGGCCGGCGCGCAAATCATCCGCGGCGCGGCCATGATCCAGCTGCTGCTGGGCAATATCGGCATGGCCGGCGGCGGCGTCAACGCGCTGCGCGGCCACTCCAACATCCAGGGCTATACCGACCTGGGCCTGCTCTCGACGCGCCTGCCCGGCTACCTGAACCTGCCCGAGGACAGGCAACAGGCCATAGAGCAGTACCTGGCGGACGCCACGCCCAAGGCCGACCTGCCCGGCCAGGTCAACTACTGGAAGAACACGCCTAAGTTCTTCGTCAGCCTGATGAAGGATCTGTACGGCGAGCACGCCACGCGCGAGAACAGCTGGGGCTACGACTGGCTGCCCAAGTGGGACCGCAGCTACGACATGCTGGCCTACTTTGACCTGATGTACCGCGGCAAGGTCAACGGCTATATCGCCCAGGGCTTCAACCCCGTGGCGGCCATGCCGGACTCGGGAAAGATCCGCGACGCGCTGTCCAAGCTCAAGTTCCTAGTCGTCATCGATCCGCTGCAGACCGAGACCTCCACCTTCTGGAAGAACCACGGCGAGTTCAACGACGTCGATCCTGCCCAGATCCAGACCACGGTGTTCCGCCTGCCATCGTCTTGCTTTGCCGAGGAAAACGGCACCATCGTCAACTCCGGCCGTTGGCTGCAGTGGCATTGGGCGGCCCAAGAACCACCGGCGGAGGCGCGCCACGACGGCCGCATCCTGGGCGGCATCTTCATGAAGCTGCGCGAGCTGTACGCCAAGGAAGGTGGCGCCAACCCCGCGCCGCTGATGAACATGCGCTGGGACTACCACAACCCCTACGATCCGCACCCCGAGGAAGTGGCCAAGGAGACCAATGGCTATGCGCTGGCGGACCTGTTTGACGACACGGGCAAGCTGATCGCCAAGAAGGGTACGCTGCTGTCCGACTTCGGCATGCTGCGAGACGACGGCACGACATCGAGCTACTGCTGGATTTTTGCTGGTTCATGGACCGAAGCCGGCAACCAGATGGCCCGCCGCGACAACACCGACACTGGCCATGGCAACACCCCTGGCTGGGCCTGGGCCTGGCCGGCCAACCGCCGTGTGCTGTACAACCGCGCCTCGGCCGATCCGGCAGGCAAGCCCTGGGATCCCAAACGCCAGATCCTGCATTGGGACGGCAAGAAATGGGGCGGCTCGGATGTGCCCGACTACCCGCTGACGGCCGCACCGAACAGCGGTGTGAGTCCCTTCATCATGCAACCCGATGGTTTGGGGCGCCTGTTCTCGCTCAAGGGCATGAACGACGGCCCTTTCCCCGAGCATTACGAGCCCACCGAAAGCCCGATTGCGGCCAACCCGCTGCATCCCAAAGTCAGCAAGAGCCCGGTGGCGCGCGTGTTTGCCGACGACGCCGCCCGCATGGGCTCGCGCGAGCAGTTCCCTTATGTGGCCACCACCTACTCGATCACCGAGATGTTCCGCCACTGGACCAAGCATTCGCGCTTGAACGCCATCGTCCAGCCTGAGCAGTTCATCGAGCTGTCCGAAAAACTGGCCGAGAAAAAAGGCATCCGAGCCGGCGATGTGATCCGTGTTTCCAGCAAGCGCGGCCATATTAAGGGCAAGGCCGTGGTGACCAAGCGCGTGATGACGCTGCAAGTCAATGGACAGGAAATCGAGCAGATCGGCATTCCTTGCCACTGGGGCTATGAGGGGGCGACGCGTAAGGGCTATCTGGCCAACACGCTGAGCCCTGGCATTGGCGATGCCAACGCCCAGACCCCTGAGTTCAAGGCCTTTTTGGTCAACATCGAAAAGGCATAAGGCGAGCACCCATGACTATGCAATCCCAAGATATTGTGCGGCGCTCGGCCACCAACGACCTCACGCCCGCCGCCCGCGCACGCGACCACAAAGACGATGTCGCCAAGCTGATCGATGTAAGCATCTGCATTGGCTGCAAAGCCTGCCAGGTCGCTTGCAGCGAATGGAACGATCTGCGCGACGACGTGGGTGAGAACTTCGGCGTGTACGACAACCCACGCGACCTCTCGCCCCAGAGCTGGACGCTGATGCGCTTTGACGAGCATGTCAACGAACAAGGCAAACTGGAATGGCTGATCCGCAAGGACGGCTGCATGC
This region of Comamonas thiooxydans genomic DNA includes:
- the fdnG gene encoding formate dehydrogenase-N subunit alpha; the protein is MINHGRRRFFKLCGAAAAGATAASLGFAPSVAQATLPRQYKLLRAKETRNNCTYCSVGCGMLMYSLGDGAKNAKAKIFHIEGDPDHPVSRGSLCPKGAGALDYIHSDQRLKYPEVREAGTNEWKRISWDEANERIARLLKDDRDANFIEKNDKGQTVNRWLSSGMLASSAASNETGVLDFRFARALGMVGFDCQARLCHGPTVSALAPSFGRGAMTNHWVDIKNANVILVMGGNPAEAHPVGFKWAIEAKIHNKAHLMVVDPRFNRTASVADFYAPIRAGSDAAFLMGVVNYLLQNDKIQHEYVKAYTNASLIVREDYSFDEGLFSGYDEGKKSYDKTSWNYERDAQGHALQDLTLQHPRCVLQLLKKHVERYTPEMVNTITGIKVEDFLHVCEQLASTCVPDRTATFLYALGWTHHTAGAQIIRGAAMIQLLLGNIGMAGGGVNALRGHSNIQGYTDLGLLSTRLPGYLNLPEDRQQAIEQYLADATPKADLPGQVNYWKNTPKFFVSLMKDLYGEHATRENSWGYDWLPKWDRSYDMLAYFDLMYRGKVNGYIAQGFNPVAAMPDSGKIRDALSKLKFLVVIDPLQTETSTFWKNHGEFNDVDPAQIQTTVFRLPSSCFAEENGTIVNSGRWLQWHWAAQEPPAEARHDGRILGGIFMKLRELYAKEGGANPAPLMNMRWDYHNPYDPHPEEVAKETNGYALADLFDDTGKLIAKKGTLLSDFGMLRDDGTTSSYCWIFAGSWTEAGNQMARRDNTDTGHGNTPGWAWAWPANRRVLYNRASADPAGKPWDPKRQILHWDGKKWGGSDVPDYPLTAAPNSGVSPFIMQPDGLGRLFSLKGMNDGPFPEHYEPTESPIAANPLHPKVSKSPVARVFADDAARMGSREQFPYVATTYSITEMFRHWTKHSRLNAIVQPEQFIELSEKLAEKKGIRAGDVIRVSSKRGHIKGKAVVTKRVMTLQVNGQEIEQIGIPCHWGYEGATRKGYLANTLSPGIGDANAQTPEFKAFLVNIEKA